In one window of Juglans regia cultivar Chandler chromosome 3, Walnut 2.0, whole genome shotgun sequence DNA:
- the LOC108985212 gene encoding WRKY transcription factor 44-like, giving the protein MDIKEAERVVIAKPVASRPTCSSFRSFSELLAGAIDASPSNVCSTAVAAIRPKTVRFKPAVIRAPAGLVSSQAGISGAAVCNSSDNVSKFDSKSTVVYKPLAKLVSKTTVSLLANMGNFSTGHQQQQQQPVEASVQHSNQEKRNFRSQISSNLHQNIPSHVESNQTGGHSKIASPNLEEDPKAVLTTANSDRPSYDGYNWRKYGQKQVKGSEYPRSYYKCTHPNCPVKKKVERSLDGQIAEIVYKGEHSHSKPQPPKRNSSGTQGLGFVSDGPGQDANNTLWANHHNEGNEGSEGRVESQNEVGLPVRSTYHGNIPVPCDPVATGAVNVGGVTPDNSCGLSGECEEGSKAMEPEDDEPRSKRRKSESRSYEAGVSGEGIQEPRIVVQNSTDSEIMSDGFRWRKYGQKVVKGNPYPRSYYRCTSLKCSVRKHVERASDDPRAFITTYEGKHNHEMPLRNSNPVVSETDSLAPKGKDKQ; this is encoded by the exons ATGGATATTAAGGAAGCAGAGAGAGTAGTTATTGCGAAACCAGTCGCATCAAGGCCTACTTGTTCCAGTTTTAGATCTTTCTCAGAACTTCTTGCAGGCGCCATTGATGCCTCACCGTCCAATGTATGTTCAACTGCAGTTGCTGCTATTCGACCAAAGACTGTGAGGTTCAAGCCAGCGGTGATTCGTGCTCCAGCTGGGCTGGTTTCTTCCCAG GCTGGGATCTCTGGAGCAGCAGTTTGTAATTCATCTGATAATGTTTCGAAATTTGATAGCAAATCCACTGTGGTATACAAACCACTGGCAAAACTTGTATCAAAGACAACCGTTTCTCTCTTGGCAAATATG GGAAATTTCAGTACTGGTCAtcaacagcaacaacaacaaccagTTGAGGCCTCTGTCCAACATTCAAACCAAGAAAAACGTAATTTCAGATCCCAAATTAGCTCAAATCTTCACCAGAACATTCCATCACATGTTGAAAGTAATCAGACAGGTGGGCACTCCAAGATAGCATCCCCGAACTTGGAGGAGGATCCAAAAGCTGTGCTGACCACAGCTAACAGTGATAGGCCTTCTTATGATGGATATAATTGGAGGAAATATGGCCAAAAGCAAGTCAAAGGAAGTGAGTACCCAAGAAGTTATTATAAGTGCACACACCCAAATTGTCCTGTGAAAAAGAAGGTTGAAAGATCGTTGGATGGTCAGATTGCAGAGATTGTCTACAAAGGTGAGCACAGTCATTCAAAGCCCCAGCCTCCTAAGCGCAACTCATCAGGGACACAAGGGCTAGGATTTGTATCTGACGGACCTGGTCAAGATGCCAACAATACATTGTGGGCTAATCACCACAATGAAGGTAATGAGGGTTCTGAAGGCAGAGTAGAAAGTCAGAATGAGGTAGGATTACCTGTGCGTTCGACTTATCATGGTAATATTCCAGTGCCTTGTGATCCTGTTGCCACTGGAGCAGTTAATGTTGGCGGTGTCACTCCTGATAATTCATGTGGTCTTAGTGGAGAATGTGAAGAAGGGAGTAAAGCAATGGAGCCCGAGGATGATGAACCCAGAAGTAAAAGAAG GAAAAGTGAGAGTCGATCCTATGAAGCAGGTGTATCAGGGGAAGGCATACAAGAGCCCCGAATTGTTGTGCAAAACTCCACAGATTCTGAGATAATGTCTGATGGTTTCCGCTGGAGGAAATATGGACAGAAGGTTGTGAAAGGAAATCCATATCCCAG AAGCTATTATAGATGTACCAGTCTCAAATGCAGCGTGCGCAAACATGTTGAAAGAGCATCCGATGATCCAAGAGCTTTCATTACGACATATGAGGGAAAACACAACCATGAAATGCCACTCAGGAACTCAAATCCAGTGGTTTCTGAAACAGATTCCCTAGCCCCTAAAGGTAAAGATAAGCAATGA
- the LOC108985213 gene encoding probable serine/threonine-protein kinase PBL7 — protein sequence MGWFPCSGRSHKSKAKVMKKKKNLELQESPLDRIKPSSENLKISSSLASKEASKIGGSNHISESAQIFTFRELAAATRNFRAECFLGEGGFGRVYKGRLEATDQVVAIKQLDRNGLQGNREFLVEVLMLSLLHHPNLVNLIGYCADGDQRLLVYEYMPLGSLEDHLHDILPGKKQLDWNTRMKIAAGAAKGLEYLHNQADPPVIYRDLKCSNILLGEGYYPKLSDFGLAKLGPVGDNTHVSTRVMGTYGYCAPEYARTGQLTVKSDVYSFGVVLLEIITGRRAIDSSKPQGEQNLVTWARPLFKDRTKIWQMADPLLQGQYPPRGLYQVLAIGAMCVQEQPHLRPAIADVVTALTYLASQKHDPDKQRDQSSRQSPCSPQVKGRAKKLNRKVDLREIE from the exons ATGGGTTGGTTTCCCTGCTCTGGAAGATCACACAAAAGTAAGGCCAAggtgatgaagaagaagaaaaacttggAGCTGCAGGAGAGCCCGCTTGATCGGATTAAACCCAGTTCAG AGAACTTGAAGATAAGTTCCTCCTTAGCATCCAAGGAGGCCTCTAAAATCGGAGGCTCCAATCATATTTCGGAATCGGCGCAGATATTTACATTCCGTGAGTTGGCAGCTGCGACTAGAAATTTTAGAGCAGAATGTTTTTTGGGTGAGGGAGGTTTTGGTAGAGTATATAAAGGGCGTTTGGAAGCGACCGATCAG GTTGTAGCTATCAAGCAGCTTGATCGCAATGGGTTACAAGGGAACAGGGAATTCCTTGTTGAAGTCTTGATGTTAAGTCTGCTACACCACCCTAACCTTGTTAATTTGATTGGTTACTGTGCTGATGGAGATCAAAGGCTTCTGGTTTATGAATACATGCCACTAGGATCTTTGGAAGACCATTTGCATG ACATCTTACCTGGTAAGAAACAACTTGATTGGAATACAAGAATGAAAATTGCCGCCGGGGCAGCAAAGGGATTGGAGTATTTACATAACCAAGCTGATCCTCCTGTTATATACAGAGATCTGAAATGTTCCAACATTTTGCTTGGTGAAGGATATTATCCCAAGCTATCTGATTTTGGCTTGGCCAAACTCGGGCCTGTTGGGGATAACACACATGTTTCCACAAGGGTCATGGGTACCTATGGATATTGTGCTCCGGAATATGCAAGGACAGGTCAACTGACTGTGAAATCAGATGTTTATAGCTTTGGGGTTGTTCTTCTGGAGATCATAACGGGTAGGAGAGCAATTGACAGTTCAAAACCTCAAGGAGAGCAGAATCTGGTTACATGG GCAAGACCATTGTTCAAAGATCGTACAAAAATCTGGCAAATGGCTGATCCATTGCTCCAAGGTCAGTATCCTCCAAGAGGCTTGTACCAAGTTCTTGCGATTGGAGCAATGTGTGTTCAAGAGCAGCCTCATTTGCGGCCGGCCATAGCTGATGTTGTCACTGCTTTGACTTACCTTGCTTCGCAAAAACATGACCCCGATAAACAGCGAGACCAAAGCTCCCGCCAGTCTCCCTGTTCTCCTCAAGTAAAGGGAAGAGCTAAGAAACTCAATCGTAAAGTGGATCTGAGAGAGATTGAATAG
- the LOC108985211 gene encoding TBC1 domain family member 8B-like isoform X1, producing MTELNFSFIHTLEPRRDAYGFALRPQHAQRYIEYANIYKEEEGERSDKWKDFLEQLAQSPQPCSSEEERKETLQADATECQAETISEGINEVDASSGRNSISDGSKESDPKEGAPLSKETKTHKVQTWTQIKPSLGAIEHMMTFRVRKRKNMIDERENLSGDNLPPIEETEPSGGASEEELEGVNKTLDDNVNAVSLENAAFDEVSPKQLFPWMEELESLVRGGVPKDLRGEVWQAFVGVKVRRVERYYQDLLDQEGIDGEIKDHDESSGVPKKWKRQIEKDIPRTFPGHPALDENGRDSLRRVLLAYARHNPSVGYCQAMNFFAGLLLLLMPEENAFWTLVGILDDYFNGYYTEEMIESQVDQLVFEDLMRERFPKLVNHLDYLGVQVAWISGPWFLSIFVNMLPWESVFRVWDVLLFEGNRVMLFQTALALMELYGPALVTTKDAGDAITLLQSLAGSTFDSSQLVLTACMGYVAVTEVRLQELRQKHRPAVLAIVEERSKGGRISKDSKGLASKLYSFKHDPGSLVEEKKSSEGSDNLEDADKSHLGSRSSNLDELLNSLSGDSDVDSLPDLQEQVVWLKVELCRLLEEKRAAVLRAEELETALMEMVKQDNRRQLSARVEHLEGEIAELKQALSEKREQEAAMLQVLMRVEQEQRVTEDARLSAEQDAAAQRYAVHVLQEKYEKAMASLAETEKRVVIAESMLEATLQYESGQSKAQSSPGAVRNQDTPTRKVGLLSFGLGWRDRNKGKPSNAQESSESKSMNEGTGSNSSGKENKNEEQET from the exons ATGACGGAGCTTAACTTCAGTTTCATCCACACTCTCGAGCCCAGGAG GGATGCTTACGGGTTTGCTCTGAGACCTCAACACGCCCAAAGATATATAGAGTACGCTAATATCTACAAG GAGGAGGAAGGTGAAAGATCGGATAAATGGAAAGACTTCCTTGAACAGCTAGCACAATCTCCTCAACCGTGCTCTTCTGAGGAGGAACGTAAAGAAACATTACAGGCTGATGCTACTGAGTGCCAAGCAGAGACCATTTCTGAGGGGATCAACGAAGTTGATGCTTCAAGTGGCAGGAATTCTATCTCTGATGGTTCGAAAGAAAGTGATCCCAAAGAAGGGGCGCCTCtttcaaaagaaacaaaaacccaTAAGGTCCAAACCTGGACTCAAATAAAACCATCCCTTGGCGCCATCGAACATATGATGACTTTCCGAGTACGGAAGAGGAAGAATATGATAGATGAGCGAGAAAATTTAAGTGGGGACAATCTTCCGCCTATAGAAGAGACAGAACCCTCAGGAGGGGCTTCTGAAGAGGAATTGGAGGGTGTTAATAAGACATTGGATGATAATGTGAATGCTGTGTCGTTAGAAAATGCAGCATTTGATGAGGTCTCTCCCAAACAGTTATTTCCTTGGATGGAAGAATTAGAGTCCCTTGTCCGTGGGGGAGTACCAAAGGATCTCAGGGGAGAG GTTTGGCAAGCCTTTGTAGGTGTGAAGGTACGACGGGTGGAGAGATATTACCAGGATTTGTTGGACCAGGAAGGAATTGATGGTGAAATCAAAGATCATGATGAGTCATCTGGTGTACCCAAGAAATGGAAAAGGCAGATTGAGAAG GACATACCACGGACATTCCCAGGACATCCTGCTTTGGATGAAAATGGTAGGGATTCCTTGAGGCGTGTGCTTCTAGCATATGCTCGACATAACCCCTCTGTTGGGTACTGTCAG GCGATGAATTTCTTTGCTGgtttacttttacttttgatGCCTGAAGAAAATGCCTTTTg GACTTTGGTAGGCATTCTTGATGATTATTTTAATGGCTACTATACAGAGGAAATGATTGAATCTCAG GTGGATCAACTTGTTTTTGAGGACCTGATGCGTGAAAGATTTCCTAAATTGG TTAATCATCTGGATTACTTGGGAGTGCAGGTAGCATGGATATCTGGACCCTGGTTCTTATCCATTTTTGTCAATATGCTTCCTTGGGAAAGTG TTTTTCGGGTTTGGGATGTGCTTCTTTTCGAAGGAAATCGTGTTATGCTGTTTCAAACAGCACTTGCTTTAATGGAGTTATATG GTCCTGCATTAGTCACGACTAAAGATGCTGGAGATGCAATTACTTTGTTGCAATCCCTTGCTGGTTCAACATTTGATAGCAGTCAGCTTGTGTTGACTGCTTGCATGGGTTATGTGGCTGTGACTGAGGTTAGATTGCAAGAACTGAGACAAAAACATCGACCAGCTGTACTAGCAATCGTGGAGGAAAGATCAAAAGGGGGTCGAATTTCAAAGGACTCCAAAGGGCTTGCATCTAAGCTGTATAGTTTTAAGCATGATCCTGGATCACTtgtagaagaaaagaaatccaGTGAAGGCAGTGATAATCTGGAAGATGCAGATAAATCTCATTTAGGGTCACGTTCCTCTAATTTGGATGAGTTGCTTAATAGCCTAAGTGGTGATTCAGATGTAGATTCTCTACCAGATCTTCAAGAACAG GTGGTTTGGTTGAAGGTTGAATTATGCAGGTTGCTGGAGGAGAAAAGAGCAGCTGTACTCAG GGCTGAGGAGCTGGAAACAGCACTTATGGAGATGGTCAAACAAGATAATCGGCGGCAATTGAGTGCAAGG GTTGagcatttggagggagagataGCGGAGCTAAAGCAAGCCCTTTCTGAAAAAAGAGAACAAGAAGCTGCAATGCTTCAG GTCTTGATGCGAGTAGAGCAAGAACAAAGGGTTACTGAAGATGCTCGACTAAGTGCGGAGCAAGATGCAGCTGCTCAGAGATATGCTGTACATGTTCTTCag GAAAAATATGAGAAGGCAATGGCTTCTCTCGCTGAGACGGAGAAGAGGGTGGTTATTGCAGAATCAATGCTGGAGGCTACCTTGCAATATGAATCCGGCCAATCTAAAGCACAATCTTCTCCAGG GGCTGTGCGTAACCAAGACACCCCCACAAGAAAGGTTGGTTTACTGTCGTTTGGACTTGGTTGGCGTGACAGAAACAAG GGTAAACCATCTAATGCTCAGGAGTCTAGTGAAAGTAAATCCATGAATGAGGGGACAGGCTCAAACTCTTcagggaaagaaaacaaaaacgaggagCAGGAAACTTAG
- the LOC108985211 gene encoding TBC1 domain family member 8B-like isoform X2, with protein MLLSFVSKRKLGVDSRDAYGFALRPQHAQRYIEYANIYKEEEGERSDKWKDFLEQLAQSPQPCSSEEERKETLQADATECQAETISEGINEVDASSGRNSISDGSKESDPKEGAPLSKETKTHKVQTWTQIKPSLGAIEHMMTFRVRKRKNMIDERENLSGDNLPPIEETEPSGGASEEELEGVNKTLDDNVNAVSLENAAFDEVSPKQLFPWMEELESLVRGGVPKDLRGEVWQAFVGVKVRRVERYYQDLLDQEGIDGEIKDHDESSGVPKKWKRQIEKDIPRTFPGHPALDENGRDSLRRVLLAYARHNPSVGYCQAMNFFAGLLLLLMPEENAFWTLVGILDDYFNGYYTEEMIESQVDQLVFEDLMRERFPKLVNHLDYLGVQVAWISGPWFLSIFVNMLPWESVFRVWDVLLFEGNRVMLFQTALALMELYGPALVTTKDAGDAITLLQSLAGSTFDSSQLVLTACMGYVAVTEVRLQELRQKHRPAVLAIVEERSKGGRISKDSKGLASKLYSFKHDPGSLVEEKKSSEGSDNLEDADKSHLGSRSSNLDELLNSLSGDSDVDSLPDLQEQVVWLKVELCRLLEEKRAAVLRAEELETALMEMVKQDNRRQLSARVEHLEGEIAELKQALSEKREQEAAMLQVLMRVEQEQRVTEDARLSAEQDAAAQRYAVHVLQEKYEKAMASLAETEKRVVIAESMLEATLQYESGQSKAQSSPGAVRNQDTPTRKVGLLSFGLGWRDRNKGKPSNAQESSESKSMNEGTGSNSSGKENKNEEQET; from the exons ATGTTGTTGTCCTTTGTGAGTAAACGTAAGTTGGGAGTTGATTCCAG GGATGCTTACGGGTTTGCTCTGAGACCTCAACACGCCCAAAGATATATAGAGTACGCTAATATCTACAAG GAGGAGGAAGGTGAAAGATCGGATAAATGGAAAGACTTCCTTGAACAGCTAGCACAATCTCCTCAACCGTGCTCTTCTGAGGAGGAACGTAAAGAAACATTACAGGCTGATGCTACTGAGTGCCAAGCAGAGACCATTTCTGAGGGGATCAACGAAGTTGATGCTTCAAGTGGCAGGAATTCTATCTCTGATGGTTCGAAAGAAAGTGATCCCAAAGAAGGGGCGCCTCtttcaaaagaaacaaaaacccaTAAGGTCCAAACCTGGACTCAAATAAAACCATCCCTTGGCGCCATCGAACATATGATGACTTTCCGAGTACGGAAGAGGAAGAATATGATAGATGAGCGAGAAAATTTAAGTGGGGACAATCTTCCGCCTATAGAAGAGACAGAACCCTCAGGAGGGGCTTCTGAAGAGGAATTGGAGGGTGTTAATAAGACATTGGATGATAATGTGAATGCTGTGTCGTTAGAAAATGCAGCATTTGATGAGGTCTCTCCCAAACAGTTATTTCCTTGGATGGAAGAATTAGAGTCCCTTGTCCGTGGGGGAGTACCAAAGGATCTCAGGGGAGAG GTTTGGCAAGCCTTTGTAGGTGTGAAGGTACGACGGGTGGAGAGATATTACCAGGATTTGTTGGACCAGGAAGGAATTGATGGTGAAATCAAAGATCATGATGAGTCATCTGGTGTACCCAAGAAATGGAAAAGGCAGATTGAGAAG GACATACCACGGACATTCCCAGGACATCCTGCTTTGGATGAAAATGGTAGGGATTCCTTGAGGCGTGTGCTTCTAGCATATGCTCGACATAACCCCTCTGTTGGGTACTGTCAG GCGATGAATTTCTTTGCTGgtttacttttacttttgatGCCTGAAGAAAATGCCTTTTg GACTTTGGTAGGCATTCTTGATGATTATTTTAATGGCTACTATACAGAGGAAATGATTGAATCTCAG GTGGATCAACTTGTTTTTGAGGACCTGATGCGTGAAAGATTTCCTAAATTGG TTAATCATCTGGATTACTTGGGAGTGCAGGTAGCATGGATATCTGGACCCTGGTTCTTATCCATTTTTGTCAATATGCTTCCTTGGGAAAGTG TTTTTCGGGTTTGGGATGTGCTTCTTTTCGAAGGAAATCGTGTTATGCTGTTTCAAACAGCACTTGCTTTAATGGAGTTATATG GTCCTGCATTAGTCACGACTAAAGATGCTGGAGATGCAATTACTTTGTTGCAATCCCTTGCTGGTTCAACATTTGATAGCAGTCAGCTTGTGTTGACTGCTTGCATGGGTTATGTGGCTGTGACTGAGGTTAGATTGCAAGAACTGAGACAAAAACATCGACCAGCTGTACTAGCAATCGTGGAGGAAAGATCAAAAGGGGGTCGAATTTCAAAGGACTCCAAAGGGCTTGCATCTAAGCTGTATAGTTTTAAGCATGATCCTGGATCACTtgtagaagaaaagaaatccaGTGAAGGCAGTGATAATCTGGAAGATGCAGATAAATCTCATTTAGGGTCACGTTCCTCTAATTTGGATGAGTTGCTTAATAGCCTAAGTGGTGATTCAGATGTAGATTCTCTACCAGATCTTCAAGAACAG GTGGTTTGGTTGAAGGTTGAATTATGCAGGTTGCTGGAGGAGAAAAGAGCAGCTGTACTCAG GGCTGAGGAGCTGGAAACAGCACTTATGGAGATGGTCAAACAAGATAATCGGCGGCAATTGAGTGCAAGG GTTGagcatttggagggagagataGCGGAGCTAAAGCAAGCCCTTTCTGAAAAAAGAGAACAAGAAGCTGCAATGCTTCAG GTCTTGATGCGAGTAGAGCAAGAACAAAGGGTTACTGAAGATGCTCGACTAAGTGCGGAGCAAGATGCAGCTGCTCAGAGATATGCTGTACATGTTCTTCag GAAAAATATGAGAAGGCAATGGCTTCTCTCGCTGAGACGGAGAAGAGGGTGGTTATTGCAGAATCAATGCTGGAGGCTACCTTGCAATATGAATCCGGCCAATCTAAAGCACAATCTTCTCCAGG GGCTGTGCGTAACCAAGACACCCCCACAAGAAAGGTTGGTTTACTGTCGTTTGGACTTGGTTGGCGTGACAGAAACAAG GGTAAACCATCTAATGCTCAGGAGTCTAGTGAAAGTAAATCCATGAATGAGGGGACAGGCTCAAACTCTTcagggaaagaaaacaaaaacgaggagCAGGAAACTTAG
- the LOC109018065 gene encoding glutathione S-transferase L3-like: MAAVGVKVNLPTPLDATSSEPPPLFDGTTRLYICYTCPFAQRVRITRNYKGLQDEIKLVPLNLGNRPAWYKEKVYPENKVPALEHNGKIIGESLDLIKYVDSNFGGPSLLPDDPAKREFAEELIAYTDTFNSTVFTSFKGDAVKEAGPAFDHLENALNKFDDGPFFLGQFSLADIAFVPFVERFQIFLSEAFKYDITAGRPKLAKWIEEINKIEAYKQTKTDPIEFVEFYKAQQ; this comes from the exons ATGGCTGCAGT AGGCGTGAAAGTGAATCTTCCGACACCCTTGGATGCCACTTCTTCAGAACCTCCTCCTCTCTTCGATGGAACTACGAG GTTGTACATCTGTTACACATGCCCATTTGCACAGCGTGTACGGATCACCAGGAATTACAAG GGATTACAAGACGAGATCAAATTAGTTCCACTTAACCTTGGAAACAGGCCTGCTTGGTATAAGGAGAAAGTCTACCCTGAAAACAAG GTGCCAGCCTTGGAACACAATGGCAAAATTATTGGAGAGAGTcttgatttaattaaatatgtagaCAGCAACTTTGGGGGGCCTTCTCTTTTACCTGAT GATCCTGCTAAAAGAGAGTTTGCTGAAGAGTTGATAGCTTACACTGACACCTTCAACAGTACAGTGTTTACATCATTCAAAGGAGATGCAGTAAAAGAAGCTG GTCCAGCTTTTGATCACTTGGAAAATGCTCTAAATAAATTCGACGATGGGCCATTTTTCCTTGGGCAATTCAGTTTG GCGGACATAGCTTTCGTTCCATTTGTTGAAAGATTCCAAATCTTCTTATCAGAGGCCTTTAAGTACGACATCACAGCAGGAAGGCCTAAGCTTGCAAAATGGATCGAG GAGATAAACAAGATAGAAGCTTACAAGCAAACAAAGACTGATCCCATAGAGTTTGTTGAGTTCTACAAG GCACAGCAGTGA